In one Tessaracoccus palaemonis genomic region, the following are encoded:
- a CDS encoding ABC transporter permease subunit — protein MSEAHEEKTTTGYSRRGWNGWGFLVKLLIMAVVNAVGLMGILSAFNAGSWVILGFAVVLLAAADYVYFSRRALPLKYLLPGLAFMLMFQVFIFGYTGYIAFTNYGAGHVGSQQLAVNAALQQGERRVENSPTVPLSVVQKGDELGFAIVQDGEVLVGTADEPLEVVGTSADGKAPTEVDGWEVIGRRDLLSSQDLQTQVVNLRVPISDDATDGSIRTRDGSTGSIYQSSMEWDPDAQTITDTENGIVYRATDQGTFTADDGTSLTTGWIVNVGFDNFMRLFTDPTIVSPLAMVALWTVVWAILSVLVPFGIGLLMAFVYNDERIRGRRILRTLFILPYAFPAFMSALLYRGMFNAEFGVINELFFGGANIDWLGNPWLARLAVLFVNVWLTYPYYFLVCTGALQSLPASTLEAAALDGANRYRQMTSIILPLVLVATAPLLISSFAFSFNNFTVIFMFNDGGPAIPGAPYALGATDILISAIWDISGVNRGVADYGLASALSVIVFVIVGAISAIAFRQTKKLEEFA, from the coding sequence ATGTCGGAGGCCCACGAAGAAAAGACGACCACGGGGTATAGCCGCCGTGGTTGGAACGGCTGGGGATTCCTGGTCAAGCTGCTGATCATGGCCGTCGTCAACGCGGTCGGCCTGATGGGCATCCTGTCCGCGTTCAACGCGGGCAGCTGGGTGATCCTCGGCTTCGCGGTGGTGCTGCTCGCGGCCGCCGACTACGTGTACTTCAGCAGGCGCGCGCTGCCGCTGAAATACCTCCTGCCCGGCCTCGCATTCATGCTGATGTTCCAGGTGTTCATCTTCGGCTACACCGGCTACATCGCGTTCACCAACTACGGCGCGGGTCACGTCGGGTCGCAGCAGCTGGCCGTCAACGCCGCGCTGCAGCAGGGTGAACGCCGGGTCGAGAACTCCCCCACCGTTCCGCTGTCCGTCGTTCAGAAGGGCGACGAGTTGGGCTTTGCCATCGTGCAGGACGGCGAGGTCCTCGTCGGCACCGCGGACGAGCCGCTTGAGGTCGTCGGCACCTCCGCCGACGGCAAGGCACCCACCGAGGTCGACGGCTGGGAGGTCATCGGTCGCCGAGACCTGCTGAGCAGCCAGGACCTGCAGACACAGGTCGTCAACCTTCGCGTCCCCATCTCCGACGACGCCACCGACGGGTCCATCCGCACCCGCGACGGCTCCACCGGGTCGATCTACCAGTCCTCGATGGAATGGGACCCGGACGCGCAGACCATCACCGACACCGAGAACGGCATCGTCTACCGGGCCACCGACCAGGGCACCTTCACCGCCGACGACGGCACCTCGCTGACCACTGGCTGGATCGTCAACGTCGGCTTCGACAACTTCATGCGCCTGTTCACCGACCCGACGATCGTCTCGCCGCTGGCGATGGTCGCGCTGTGGACCGTGGTCTGGGCCATCTTGTCGGTGCTGGTGCCGTTCGGGATCGGGCTGTTGATGGCGTTCGTCTACAACGACGAGCGCATCCGCGGTCGCAGGATCCTCCGCACGCTCTTCATCCTCCCCTACGCGTTCCCGGCGTTCATGTCGGCGCTCCTCTACCGCGGCATGTTCAACGCGGAGTTCGGCGTCATCAACGAGCTGTTCTTCGGCGGCGCGAACATCGACTGGCTGGGCAACCCATGGTTGGCCAGGTTGGCGGTTCTGTTCGTCAACGTGTGGCTGACCTACCCGTACTACTTCCTCGTGTGCACCGGGGCGCTGCAGTCGCTGCCTGCGTCGACGCTGGAGGCCGCGGCCCTCGACGGCGCCAACAGGTACAGGCAGATGACCTCGATCATCCTGCCGCTGGTGCTCGTGGCCACCGCGCCGCTGCTGATCTCGTCCTTCGCCTTCAGCTTCAACAACTTCACCGTGATCTTCATGTTCAACGACGGCGGGCCCGCCATCCCCGGCGCCCCGTACGCCCTCGGCGCCACCGACATCCTGATCTCTGCGATCTGGGACATCTCGGGCGTCAACCGGGGTGTGGCCGACTACGGCCTGGCCAGCGCCCTGTCTGTCATCGTGTTCGTCATCGTCGGAGCAATCTCCGCGATCGCGTTCCGCCAGACCAAGAAGCTCGAGGAGTTCGCCTGA
- a CDS encoding sugar ABC transporter permease, which translates to MSADTLPESRTSARRKRWFLEVGWKYIFAVFILFYAVFPLIYIVSASLNPHGSLAASNSLFTVFSLDNFKALGETSYWTWYANTLIIGGSAAIGTVLMGACAAYAFSRFRFSGRRVGLTTLLIVQMFPQALAFVAIFLMLLAIGEVFPVLGLNSKLSLICVYLGGALGVNTFLMYGFFNTIPIEIDESAKIDGASHAQIFWRLIMPLVTPILAVVALLAFISSFGDYIVSKIILVSEDNWTLAVGMYQWVSNQLTSRWGLFAAGALLAAVPVLVLFLTLQRYIVGGLTAGSVKG; encoded by the coding sequence ATGTCCGCTGACACTCTCCCCGAATCCCGCACCTCGGCCCGCCGCAAGCGCTGGTTCCTCGAGGTCGGCTGGAAGTACATCTTCGCGGTGTTCATCCTGTTCTACGCGGTGTTCCCGCTCATCTACATCGTGTCGGCGTCGCTGAACCCGCACGGCTCGCTGGCCGCCAGCAACTCGCTGTTCACGGTCTTCTCACTGGACAACTTCAAGGCCCTCGGCGAGACGTCCTACTGGACCTGGTACGCCAACACTCTGATCATCGGTGGGTCTGCCGCCATCGGCACGGTGCTGATGGGTGCCTGCGCGGCGTACGCGTTCTCGCGCTTCCGCTTCAGCGGTCGGCGCGTCGGCCTGACGACGCTGCTCATCGTTCAGATGTTCCCGCAGGCGCTCGCGTTCGTCGCGATCTTCCTGATGCTGCTCGCCATCGGCGAGGTGTTCCCCGTCCTCGGGCTGAACTCCAAGCTCTCGCTGATCTGCGTCTACCTCGGTGGCGCGCTCGGCGTGAACACGTTCCTGATGTACGGCTTCTTCAACACCATCCCGATCGAGATCGACGAGTCCGCCAAGATCGACGGCGCCTCACACGCCCAGATCTTCTGGCGGCTGATCATGCCCCTGGTTACCCCGATCCTCGCTGTCGTCGCCCTGCTGGCCTTCATCTCCAGCTTCGGCGACTACATCGTCAGCAAGATCATCCTCGTGTCGGAGGACAACTGGACGCTCGCCGTCGGCATGTACCAGTGGGTCTCCAACCAGCTGACGTCGCGCTGGGGCCTGTTCGCCGCCGGCGCCCTACTGGCCGCCGTCCCGGTCCTCGTGCTGTTCCTGACGCTGCAGCGCTACATCGTCGGCGGCCTGACCGCCGGCTCCGTCAAGGGCTGA
- the ygfZ gene encoding CAF17-like 4Fe-4S cluster assembly/insertion protein YgfZ encodes MRVGIEDGIDAGLAWHFGNPVAEARLLTSGGGVVDLRNREVVEVSGADRLAFLHALTTQHLESLPVGEATTALILSPTGHVEHVLYGTDDGTSFLAWTEPGHGDALSAFLDSMRFAMRVEVRRREDLHVVWAGHQVALDPAWRVRDSDLGGVEAFLPVGVELPDTVGLWAFEAMRIAAGVPRVFVDTDHRTIPNEIGLVGTHLSKGCYRGQETVARVHTLGRPPRRLVQLHLDGSMSELPAVGAPLELDGRQVGFVGSSARHHELGPIALALVKRSVPVDAELVVAGIAAAQEPLVDPEVGLHVRPVLG; translated from the coding sequence ATGCGCGTCGGCATCGAGGACGGCATCGACGCGGGGCTGGCCTGGCACTTCGGCAACCCCGTCGCCGAGGCCCGGCTGCTGACCTCCGGGGGAGGGGTAGTCGACCTGCGCAACCGCGAGGTCGTCGAGGTATCGGGCGCCGACCGGCTGGCCTTCCTGCACGCCCTGACGACGCAGCACCTCGAGTCGCTGCCCGTCGGCGAGGCGACGACCGCGCTGATCCTCAGCCCCACGGGCCACGTCGAGCACGTGCTCTACGGCACCGACGACGGCACGAGCTTCCTGGCGTGGACCGAGCCAGGCCACGGCGACGCGCTGTCCGCGTTCCTCGACTCGATGCGTTTCGCCATGCGCGTAGAGGTGCGCCGTCGCGAGGACCTGCACGTCGTGTGGGCCGGGCACCAGGTCGCGCTGGACCCCGCGTGGCGGGTGCGCGACAGCGACCTCGGCGGCGTCGAGGCATTTCTGCCGGTCGGTGTCGAGCTGCCGGACACGGTCGGACTGTGGGCGTTCGAGGCGATGCGCATCGCCGCGGGCGTGCCGCGCGTCTTCGTCGACACGGACCACCGGACGATCCCGAACGAGATCGGGCTCGTCGGAACACACCTGTCGAAGGGCTGCTACCGCGGCCAGGAGACCGTCGCCCGCGTCCACACGCTGGGCAGGCCTCCCCGTCGGCTGGTGCAGCTGCACCTCGACGGCTCCATGTCGGAGCTGCCGGCGGTCGGCGCTCCGCTGGAACTCGACGGCCGGCAGGTGGGCTTCGTCGGCTCGTCGGCCCGGCACCACGAGCTCGGCCCCATCGCGTTGGCGCTGGTGAAGCGCTCGGTCCCGGTCGACGCGGAGCTGGTCGTGGCCGGCATCGCCGCAGCCCAGGAGCCCCTGGTGGACCCGGAGGTCGGCCTCCACGTCCGCCCCGTCCTCGGCTGA
- a CDS encoding FABP family protein yields the protein MNIDIEVPEGLNPKLTALGWLVGRWEGTGKGTDHEGNEFQFEQRIEFSHNGGDYLFYAAQSFKLGADDEADGEPLGMESGFWRPRADASVEVVLANAHGWTEVLVGKIQVTRIDLLSDAVVRTEHADVTHSAGQRLYGKVDGQLMYALDRATTEHELRPHMWAQLKRV from the coding sequence GTGAACATCGACATCGAGGTCCCCGAGGGCCTGAACCCCAAGCTGACCGCGCTCGGCTGGCTGGTCGGCCGCTGGGAAGGCACCGGTAAAGGCACCGACCACGAGGGCAACGAGTTCCAGTTCGAGCAGCGCATCGAGTTCAGCCACAACGGGGGCGACTACCTGTTCTATGCCGCCCAGTCGTTCAAGCTCGGCGCCGACGACGAAGCGGACGGCGAGCCGCTGGGCATGGAGTCCGGCTTCTGGCGTCCCCGCGCCGACGCGTCCGTCGAGGTCGTGCTGGCGAACGCGCACGGCTGGACCGAGGTCCTCGTCGGCAAGATCCAGGTGACCCGCATCGACCTGCTCAGCGACGCCGTCGTGCGCACCGAGCACGCCGACGTCACCCACTCCGCCGGGCAGCGCCTGTACGGCAAGGTCGACGGCCAGCTGATGTACGCGCTCGACCGCGCCACCACCGAGCACGAGCTGCGGCCGCACATGTGGGCGCAGCTGAAGCGGGTCTGA